A DNA window from Purpureocillium takamizusanense chromosome 9, complete sequence contains the following coding sequences:
- a CDS encoding uncharacterized protein (EggNog:ENOG503P6S6~COG:S): MGNGAKAQQKRDRNQKDTKVAKSQIKVNQQAMTIQCQICKATFLQTTKAPALLEHASNKHNKGLADCFPGSG; encoded by the exons ATGGGTAAC GGAGCCAAGGCACAGCAGAAGCGTGATCGCAACCAGAAGGACACCAAGGTTGCCAAGTCGCAGATCAAAGTC AACCAGCAAGCCATGACCATCCAGTGTCAAATCTGCAAGGCGACGTTCCTTCAGACCACCAAGGCCCCCGC TCTCCTCGAGCACGCCTCCAACAAGCACAACAAGGGCCTCGCCGACTGCTTCCCGGGCTCCGGCTAG
- a CDS encoding uncharacterized protein (COG:S~EggNog:ENOG503Q3GV), with amino-acid sequence MTLDDVKLLVEWKLRHGKFRPTLMSLVSSNPAPLVSSTISSALSAYRSSSSASPSPAGTSSDPSSAAAAAASAALDALCKLRGIGPATASLLLSVHDPRRAPFFSDEAFLWLCAAGNPRAPIKYSAKEYRGLAERAAEVATRLGVSALDLEKVAYVVMKRSDSSGAGPKEPASKKTVTKVDTKVEKPAPKRKTEAKGVGINKDASTTAASGVRRSKRLKS; translated from the exons ATgaccctcgacgacgtcaagctcctcgtcgagtgGAAGCT CCGCCACGGCAAGTTTCGCCCGACGCTCATGTCCCTCGTCTCCTCCAACCCCGCGCCCCTCGTCTCCTCCACCATCTCCTCCGCTCTGTCCGCCTACCGCTCCTCCTCATCTGCCTCACCCTCACCCGCCGGCACTTCCTCCGACCCGTCATcagccgcagctgcagcagcatcggccgccctcgacgccctctgCAAGCTCCGCGGCATCGGCCCCGCCactgcctccctcctcctctccgtGCACgacccgcgccgcgcgcccttcttctccgacgAGGCCTTCCTCTGGCTCTGCGCGGCCGGCAACCCCCGCGCCCCCATCAAGTACTCGGCCAAGGAGTACCGCGGCCTAGCCGAGAgggccgccgaggtggccaCGCGCCTGGGCGTCTcggccctcgacctcgagaaGGTGGCTTACGTCGTGATGAAGCGGtccgacagcagcggcgcgggccccAAGGAGCCAGCATCCAAGAAGACGGTTACGAAAGTGGACACCAAAGTAGAGAAACCGGCGCCCAAGCGCAAGACGGAAGCAAAAGGGGTCGGCATAAACAAGGACGCGTCTACAACGGCAGCTTCCGGCGTGCGCCGGTCTAAACGTTTAAAGTCATAA
- the LSP1 gene encoding lipid-binding protein (COG:S~EggNog:ENOG503NWMJ) — protein MHRTYSMRATRAPTASQLQSPPPPPSSTKAGRLFGKGSFGHALRRNAGGAFGPDLAKKLSQLVKMEKNVMRSLEQVAKERMEVAQQLSIWGEGGDEDVSDVTDKLGVLLYEIGELEDQYVDRYDQYRITMKSIRNIEASVQPSRDRKQKITDQIAQLKYKEPNSPKIVVLEQELVRAEAESLVAEAQLSNITREKVKAAYTYQFDALREHCEKVAIIAGYGKHLLELIDDSPVTPGETRQAYDGYEASKAIIQDCEDALTNWVTANAAISSKLSTRSRTLSQRRRNNIRARAEGGHDLSGQDAPLHDGSSWVGRHDDESEEEEDEDAHHAGLDSEVGVNGGESRGRTQEAVVA, from the exons ATGCATCGCACTTATTCCATGCGCGCGACCCGGGCGCCCACTGCGTCCCAGCTGCAG agccctccgccgcctccgtcatcCACCAAGGCCGGTCGCCTCTTCGGCAAGGGAAGCTTCG GCCATGCCCTCCGCCGCAATGCCGGTGGCGCCTTCGGGCCCGATCTGGCCAAGAAGCTCTCCCAGCTCGTCAAGATGGAGAAGAACGTCATGCGCAGCTTGGAGCAGGTAGCCAAGGAGCGCATGGAAGTCGCT CAACAACTCTCCATctggggcgagggcggcgacgaggatgtctCTGACGTCACTGACAAGCTCGGTGTCCTCCTCTACGAAatcggcgagctcgaggaccaGTACGTCGACCGCTACGACCAGTACCGCATCACCATGAAGAGCATCCGCAACATTGAGGCCTcagtccagcccagccgagACC GCAAGCAAAAGATCACCGACCAGATTGCTCAGCTCAAGTACAAGGAGCCCAACTCGCCCAAGATTGTCGTTctcgagcaggagctcgtccgcgccgaggccgagtccCTGGTCGCCGAGGCTCAGCTGTCCAACATCACCCGCGAGAAGGTCAAGGCGGCCTACACTTATCAGTTTgacgccctgcgcgagcaCTGCGAGAAggtggccatcatcgccggctACGGAAAGCACCTCCTGGAACTCATCGACGACAGCCCCGTTACCCCCGGTGAGACGCGACAGGCGTACGACGGCTACGAGGCCAGCAAGGCTATCATCCAGGACTGCGAGGACGCCCTCACCAACTGGGTCACGGCGAACGCCGCCATTTCCTCCAAGctgtcgacgcgctcgcgcaCCCTGtctcagcgccgccgcaacaacatccgcgctcgcgccgagggcggccacgacCTGTCGGGCCAGGACGCGCCGCTTCACGACGGCAGCTCTTGGGTCGGCAGGCACGATGATGAGTctgaggaggaagaggacgaggacgcgcaCCACGCCGGCCTGGACTCCGAGGTTGGTGTCAACGGCGGGGAGAGCCGCGGCCGCACTCaggaggccgtcgtcgcgtgA
- the YET3 gene encoding Endoplasmic reticulum transmembrane protein 3 (EggNog:ENOG503NZWT~TransMembrane:2 (i20-41o78-100i)~COG:V) — protein MIFLRRRFISENPIVAKIEYWMKITFVFILILFIDSVNRVYRVQLELLAATEQTSKGAAVMGHERLEVQARKFYSQRNMYLCGFTLFLSLILNRTYVMIIEVMRLEDRVRAYEGTKKDTKESEKLAVAGKPGELAALKKKLEQKEQDLQTLKKQSEQLHKSYDELSDKYAATQKDGEARKSK, from the exons ATGATTTTTCTACGTCGCAGATTCATCTCGGAAAACCCCATCGTCGCCAAGATAGAATATTGGATGAAGATCACCTTTGTCTTCATACTCATTCTCTTCATCGACAGCGTTAATCGCGTGTATCGTGtccagctcgagctgctggccgccacgGAGCAGACCTCTAAGGGAGC CGCCGTCATGGGCCACGAACGCCTCGAGGTGCAGGCCCGCAAGTTCTACTCGCAGCGCAACATGTACCTCTGCGGCTTTACGCTGTTCCTGTCCCTCATCCTCAACCGCACCTACGTCATGATCATCGAGGTGAtgcgcctcgaggaccgcGTCCGCGCCTACGAGGGCACCAAGAAAGACACCAAGGAGAGCGAGAAGCTGGCGGTCGCGGGTAAGCccggcgagctcgcggcccttaagaagaagctcgagcaGAAGGAGCAGGACCTGCAGACGCTCAAGAAGCAGAGCGAGCAGCTCCACAAGAGCTACGACGAGCTCAGCGATAAGTACGCCGCCACGCAAAAGGACGGCGAAGCCAGGAAGTCCAAGTAG
- a CDS encoding uncharacterized protein (COG:S~EggNog:ENOG503P6P0): MGGGAPSPDALTRDQFDALLAQYPPLVESISKAKGSKPGQKTLQQLDRFRYVDAPAAFSIATNNEDGSDDPPRSSMTLDDVKLLVEWKLRHGKFRPTLMSLVSSNPAPLVSSTISSALSAYRSSSSASPSPAGTSSDPSSAAAAAASAALDALCKLRGIGPATASLLLSVHDPRRAPFFSDEAFLWLCAAGNPRAPIKYSAKEYRGLAERAAEVATRLGVSALDLEKVAYVVMKRSDSSGAGPKEPASKKTVTKVDTKVEKPAPKRKTEAKGVGINKDASTTAASGVRRSKRLKS; encoded by the exons atgggcggcggcgccccctcGCCTGACGCCCTCACCAGGGACCAAttcgacgccctcctcgcgcagTACCCTCCGCTCGTCGAATCCATatccaaggccaagggct CCAAGCCCGGCCAAAAAACCCTCCAGCAACTCGACCGCTTCCGCTATgtcgacgcgcccgcggccttCAGTATCGCCACTAACAATGAAGACGGCTCCGACGACCCCCCTCGGTCCTCCATgaccctcgacgacgtcaagctcctcgtcgagtgGAAGCT CCGCCACGGCAAGTTTCGCCCGACGCTCATGTCCCTCGTCTCCTCCAACCCCGCGCCCCTCGTCTCCTCCACCATCTCCTCCGCTCTGTCCGCCTACCGCTCCTCCTCATCTGCCTCACCCTCACCCGCCGGCACTTCCTCCGACCCGTCATcagccgcagctgcagcagcatcggccgccctcgacgccctctgCAAGCTCCGCGGCATCGGCCCCGCCactgcctccctcctcctctccgtGCACgacccgcgccgcgcgcccttcttctccgacgAGGCCTTCCTCTGGCTCTGCGCGGCCGGCAACCCCCGCGCCCCCATCAAGTACTCGGCCAAGGAGTACCGCGGCCTAGCCGAGAgggccgccgaggtggccaCGCGCCTGGGCGTCTcggccctcgacctcgagaaGGTGGCTTACGTCGTGATGAAGCGGtccgacagcagcggcgcgggccccAAGGAGCCAGCATCCAAGAAGACGGTTACGAAAGTGGACACCAAAGTAGAGAAACCGGCGCCCAAGCGCAAGACGGAAGCAAAAGGGGTCGGCATAAACAAGGACGCGTCTACAACGGCAGCTTCCGGCGTGCGCCGGTCTAAACGTTTAAAGTCATAA
- a CDS encoding uncharacterized protein (EggNog:ENOG503NZVU~COG:K) — MAARSTTTPNSVHQSHSVVNDRQQDAEHFTRDHDGNDTAARLESRPADRGSRRSNGTWAPISPPPLRRLFAASPGRHGSYRLNRSPWGSRTASPASLSSGDSDPVPAPRPAAAMARPATPQTSGTQRQSTHRSSSMRTPNRVEDINSGWTVDDIADRLDLFRQDIRDGHARLTAYILESTQATERRVRHGTDLFAGVAAEPLKQKTDDSMRIKLKQHLKTKRDQKEVHYVPVCTKTNKERVPLYRFHHVGIKKNVLTPNTMLTFVPHLRDLETSEENKYNLWLKELEEIDLKSGFKPMNREGKQAHANHMERAATVSLYLETWLDRLAIPGCNKSALISYMATTEPDHAITPQQKTDILRSHREADNTKPETNRGAQLFTDAFRRTFHERLPDSKCVDLRMVLQLDESVDSIMDSKPTAKDGAGTQADDETAEMDEDELAEFNLATYCILGCLICFSHACDHGEYDNKNLKRNFSISSCSRLSDALKRRRQRSTNSDPGSGWTSCSRYCYALPPSACGCGSRGEWSQSERTLLRSIYVTAFHSKFDGDPICLAASFLDRCCGCVHSEFKVMGISLPQPDPPEPTRAKSLSWYDRHRKMLLGDWQDHTFTHEHQRRETLEPCSHDGPCRPGNCTCVDADLLCDKFCGCSVETCEYKFTGCACHSLGKTCQQRQKERPCICVQLNRECDPDLCGSCGAMKRADPANAQDEQLHATGCQNCDLQRGAGKALVLGQSQLEGVGYGLFTAEDIAQDEFIIEYVGELITHDEGVRREARRGDVFDEESNVSYVFTLLENEGIWVDAAIYGNLSRYINHASEQDKRGCNITPRILYVNGEYRIKFTAMRDIQAGEELFFNYGENFPNLTKKLLDNKAGEEVTTAKVKGTRGRRAQAGDQVARKAPKPERKRKPGRPRMRNDEIDDDTDGPGARGWTGKSRKRKRPARAEVDEAEYRPYDAAHSRTGDVDDAADNDDSESMSRLRKRARGHSGAQQPGTPTKGPAEPPKKPKGKRGGARPGSGRPRKHPRPAPKPAPAPEAMVGDESNGGGVASAAPAAQATRPAVVPQPRFEVIEISDSDDTGREGGPHATPDGMQEFGGGTSLDEEDEDQDVVVRKRNDRAARNRRPPAKFRDDEVWT, encoded by the exons ATGGCGGCGCGTTCGACTACTACCCCCAACTCTGTTCATCAAAGCCACTCCGTGGTGAACGACCGTCAGCAAGACGCTGAACATTTCACGAGGGACCACGACGGAAATGACACCGCGGCGCGCCTAGAGTCGCGCCCCGCGGACCGTGGTAGCAGGAGATCAAACGGCACCTGGGCCCCCAtcagcccgccgcctctcaGGAGACTCTTTGCAGCATCTCCCGGCCGCCACGGCTCCTATCGCCTTAACCGCTCTCCGTGGGGGTCTCGGACAGCGTCGCCTGCTTCCCTCAGCAGTGGCGATAGCGACCCTGTCCCCGCCCCGCGTCCTgcagccgccatggcccgTCCAGCGACGCCTCAAACATCTGGGACCCAGCGCCAGTCTACTCACCGTTCGTCCAGCATGCGCACCCCGAACAGGGTCGAGGACATCAACTCGGGGTGGACCGTTGACGACATTGCTGACCGGCTGGACCTGTTTCGCCAGGACATCAGAGACGGGCACGCGCGGCTGACGGCGTACATCCTGGAATCCACCCAAGCAACGGAGAGGCGCGTCCGCCACGGCACAGACCTCTTTGCTGGTGTCGCGGCCGAGCCGTTGAAGCAGAAGACTGACGATTCCATGAGAATTAAGCTCAAG CAACACCTCAAGACCAAGAGGGATCAGAAGGAGGTTCACTATGTGCCCGTCTGCACAAAAACAAACAAGGAACGCGTTCCCTTATATCGCTTCCATCACGTTGGGATCAAGAAGAACGTCCTCACCCCCAACACAATGCTTACCTTTGTGCCTCATCTGCGCGACTTGGAGACCTCGGAAGAGAACAAGTACAACCTCTGGCTTAAGGAACTGGAGGAGATTGATCTTAAGTCGGGTTTCAAGCCCATGAACAGAGAGGGAAAGCAGGCACATGCAAACCACATGGAGCGCGCTGCAACCGTGTCGCTTTATCTCGAGACGTGGCTGGATCGCTTGGCCATCCCCGGCTGCAACAAATCAGCCCTCATCAGCTACATGGCGACCACGGAACCAGACCACGCCATAACGCCGCAGCAGAAGACGGACATCTTGAGATCGCATCGTGAAGCAGACAACACCAAGCCGGAGACGAACAGGGGTGCGCAATTATTCACCGACGCCTTTCGGCGTACCTTCCACGAGCGTCTGCCAGACTCGAAATGCGTCGACCTCCGCATGGTGTtgcagctcgacgagtcTGTTGACAGCATCATGGATTCGAAGccgacggccaaggacggcgcgggcacCCAGGCCGACGATGAGACAGCGGAAatggacgaggatgagcttgCGGAATTCAACCTGGCGACATATTGCATTCTCGGCTGCCTCATCTGCTTCAGCCATGCTTGCGATCATGGCGAGTACGATAACAAGAACCTGAAGCGCAACTTCTCGATCTCGTCGTGTTCACGTCTCTCGGACGCACTGAagaggcggcgacagcgcTCAACTAACTCTGATCCAGGGTCTGGATGGACAAGCTGCTCTAGGTACTGCtacgcgctgccgccgtcggcctgcgGCTGCGGGTCCCGGGGCGAGTGGAGTCAAAGTGAGAGGACCCTCCTTCGGTCTATCTATGTGACTGCCTTCCACAGCAAGTTCGATGGGGATCCGATTTGCTTGGCCGCGTCCTTCCTTGACCGGTGCTGCGGATGCGTTCACAGCGAGTTCAAGGTGATGGGCATCTCCCTCCCGCAACCTGATCCCCCAGAACCTACCCGAGCCAAGAGCCTCTCGTGGTACGACAGACACAGAAAGATGCTTTTGGGCGACTGGCAGGATCATACTTTCACGCAcgagcaccagcgccggGAGACTCTTGAGCCTTGCTCCCATGATGGCCCCTGTCGACCGGGAAACTGTACTtgcgtcgatgccgacttGCTATGCGACAAGTTCTGCGGCTGTTCGGTCGAGACATGTGAATACAAGTTTACCGGCTGCGCCTGTCACTCGCTGGGCAAAACCTGTCAACAGAGACAGAAAGAGAGGCCGTGTATCTGCGTCCAGCTCAACCGCGAATGCGACCCGGATCTGTGCGGCTCATGCGGCGCGATGAAGCGCGCGGACCCGGCCAACGCGCAGGATGAGCAGCTCCACGCGACGGGTTGCCAGAATTGCGACTTGCAGCGAGGCGCGGGCAAGGCGCTGGTCCTGGGCCAGAGCCAGCTCGAGGGTGTCGGCTACGGGTTGTTCACGGCTGAGGATATTGCCCAGGACGAATTCATCATCGAGTACGTGGGGGAGCTGATTACGCACGACGAAGGGGTGCGGCGGGAGGCACGACGCGGAGACGTGTTCGACGAAGAGTCTAATGTCTCATATGTCTTCACGCTCCTCGAGAACGAAGGCATCTGGGTCGACGCGGCCATCTATGGCAACCTCAGCCGGTACATCAACCACGCGTCGGAGCAGGATAAACGCGGATGCAACATCACGCCCCGTATTCTATACGTCAATGGCGAATACAGGATCAAGTTTACGGCCATGAGGGATATCCAGGCCGGAGAGGAGCTCTTCTTTAACTACGGAGAGAACTTTCCCAACTTGACCAAGAAGTTGTTGGACAACAAGGCCGGCGAAGAAGTGACCACGGCCAAGGTGAAGGGGACGCGGGGACGTCGCGCTCAGGCCGGGGACCAGGTAGCGCGAAAAGCGCCCAAGCCAGAGAGGAAGCGGAAGCCCGGTAGACCGAGAATGAGGAATGATGAGATTGACGACGACACTGACGGCCCGGGTGCCCGCGGGTGGACTGGCAAGTCTCGAAAACGAAAGCGGCCGGCGCGtgccgaggtcgacgaggccgaatACCGCCCATACGACGCCGCCCATTCTCgcaccggcgacgtcgatgatGCAGCAGACAATGATGATTCGGAGTCCATGTCACGGCTGCGCAAGAGGGCTCGGGGACACTCTGgagcccagcagcccggTACACCGACTAAGGGGCCGGCTGAGCCACCAAAGAAACCCAAGGGCAAGCGGGGCGGAGCGCGGCCGGGCAGCGGCCGGCCTAGAAAGCACCCGCGTCCGGCCCCAAAACCGGCGCCTGCACCTGAAGCGATGGTCGGGGATGAGTCCAACGGAGGCGGTgtcgcgtcggcggcgccagcggcacaagcgacgaggccggccgtgGTCCCGCAACCTCGGTTCGAGGTGATTGAGATtagcgacagcgacgataCTGGCAGAGAAGGTGGCCCACACGCGACGCCGGATGGCATGCAAGAATTTGGGGGTGGGACGTcgctggacgaggaagatgaggatCAAGATGTGGTGGTCCGGAAGAGAAACGATCGCGCGGCGAGGAAcagacggccgccagccaaGTTTAGGGACGACGAAGTCTGGACGTGA
- a CDS encoding uncharacterized protein (EggNog:ENOG503P769~COG:K) → MDKDEAQAYLQSLLNKNLRITTTDGRLFWGSFKCTDPDSNVVLAHTYEYRQPSDERVRRHLAEEQEAAAAEGSTTVALDMTSRYLGLIVVPGHHIVKMELEQFASQMAQ, encoded by the exons ATGGACAaagacgaggcgcaggcgtACCTCCAGTCCCTGCTGAACAAGAACCtccgcatcaccaccacagaCGGCCGCCTCTTCTGGGGCTCCTTCAAGTGCACCGACCCG GACAGCAACGTCGTGCTGGCTCACACGTACGAGTACCGCCAGCCCTCGGACGAGCGGGTGCGTCGGCACCTGGCGGAGGAgcaagaggcggcggcggccgagggcagcACGACCGTCGCTCTCGACATGACGTCGCGCTATCTCGGCCTTATTGTCGTGCCGGGGCATCACATTGTCAAgatggagctggagcagTTTGCGAGCCAGATGGCGCAATGA
- a CDS encoding uncharacterized protein (EggNog:ENOG503NW5I~COG:Q) has product MSSFTSIPILDLELARDPATKPAFLEQLRYALMEVGFLYLKNVGIPAELFQEVIQKGKAFFDIPLEEKLKIEMKNAPSFLGYSRLSAEITAGEVDHREQIDLSTEHPVPAPGSPLYRNLLAPNQWPSEASSPGFRAVYTDYMRRMGDVSIYFTSLIAEAIQLPADAFDKYFDADQQHKLKIVKYPDMAELGQTSNGGGGGDDDGEGQQQQKQPQQQQQQGQGVGPHKDSMLTSYLLQATAHRGLQVQNVEGRWIDCPPVDGTLVVAIGQGMEALTQGVCVSTTHRVLSPAAGSGARFSIPFFQGVRYDADFDELETVGVGAVPDEVREQRRRVVARAGGRRVDDVEFTFRKGAVAKTLGEATLRNRVKSHPDVGERWYPDILRAIREEQQQAARALSERASGEHQEPSASTKLPQPVVEAH; this is encoded by the exons ATGTCGTCCTTCACATCGATCCCGATTCTGGACTTGGAGCTGGCTCGGGACCCAGCGACCAAGCCCGCGTTCCTGGAGCAGCTTCGCTATGCGCTCATGGAGGTCGGCTTTCTGTACCTCAAGAACGTGGGCATCCCGGCCGAGCTGTTCCAGGAGGTCATACAAAAAGGCAAGGCCTTCTTTGACATTCCCTTGGAAGAAAA GCTCAAGATCGAGATGAAGAACGCGCCGTCGTTCCTGGGCTACTCGCGGCTGTCGGCCGAGATcacggccggcgaggtggacCACCGCGAGCAGATCGACCTGTCGACGGAGCATcccgtgccggcgccgggctcgccgcTCTACCGCAACCTGCTCGCGCCGAACCAGTGGCCGTCCGAGGCGAGCTCTCCGGGGTTCCGCGCCGTCTACACCGACTACATGCGGCGCATGGGCGACGTGTCCATCTACTTCACGTCGCtcatcgccgaggccatccaGCTGCCGGCCGACGCCTTTGACAAGTACTTTGACGCGGACCAGCAGCACAAGCTCAAGATTGTCAAGTACCCGGACATGGCGGAGCTGGGGCAGACGTCgaacggtggcggcggcggcgacgacgacggagagggccagcagcagcagaagcagccgcagcagcaacaacaacaaggccAGGGCGTGGGCCCTCACAAGGACAGCATGCTGACGTCGTACCTgctgcaggcgacggcgcaccGCGGGCTGCAGGTGCAAAACGTCGAGGGCCGGTGGATCGactgcccgcccgtcgacggcacgctggtggtggccatCGGGCAGGGCATGGAGGCGCTGACGCAGGGCGTGtgcgtgtcgacgacgcaccGGGTGCtgagcccggcggcgggctcgggcgcgcGCTTCTCCATCCCCTTCTTCCAGGGCGTGCGCTACGACGCCGActtcgacgagctggagacggtgggcgtgggcgccgtgcccgacgaggtgcgcgagcagcgccggcgcgtcgtcgcgcgggcgggcgggcgccgcgtcgacgacgtcgagttCACCTTCCGcaagggcgccgtcgccaagacgctgggcgaggcgacgctgcGCAACAGGGTCAAGAGCCATCccgacgtcggcgagcgcTGGTACCCGGACATCCTGCGCGCCAtccgcgaggagcagcagcaggcggcccgcgccctgTCCGAGAGGGCGTCTGGAGAGCACCaggagccgtcggcgtcgacgaagctGCCGCAGCCGGTGGTGGAGGCTCATTGA
- a CDS encoding uncharacterized protein (COG:G~SECRETED:SignalP(1-17~SECRETED:cutsite=ASA-SP~SECRETED:prob=0.7651)~EggNog:ENOG503NVCY~CAZy:GH55): MFNIAAAAVFVLGVASASPTPGHTNVAEERVSKRATDFWYPNMDHTGQYRGYAPDLDGDYTYQVYKSVNSGDGDAIQAAINDDNGGKRHGQWLASQPRVVFIPGGTYEIKKTIYMNTDTILMGDPTNPPVLKAAAGFSGDQTLISGQDPATHDAGELSFAVGLKNLVLDTTNIPGGNAFTALWWGVAQAAQLQNIKITMASSQNGQGHSGIRLGRGSTLGLSDVRVERGQNGIWHDGHQQAAYKNIYFYQNTIGMLISGGNTITITASTFDTCGTGIRNTGGAPWIALIDSKSVNSGVTFVTTGYPSFLIENLDKDTNSDIAQVPNQTVLGAKSHVDTFTYANTVGRNPIYGATSSSNQRPGALAPGGRFPAIPAPNYSDKKASDFINVKDPSQNGGQTILGDHTKDESAALNKVLQYAAQQNKIAYFPFGKYRVDSTLFVPPGSRIVGEGWATITGSGDFFEDESSPKPVVSIGRDGDVGVAQIQDMRFTVSDVLPGAIIVQFNMAGNTPGDVALWNSLVTVGGTRGASGLTDNCGDASNECKGAFIGMHFSKSSSAYVENVWNWVADHITEAFGGGSSIAAKGGALVESTKATWLHALGSEHWWLYQLNLHNADNVFVSMLQAETNYEQGDNTQQIPPAPWKADKDGWGDPDFSWCGGGDKRCRMGPANYINGGSNVYTYGSASWAFFSGPGYQGCGQFQCQQTMHWIAQTPSNLQAFGLCSKDAETVLRLADGTRIKAQQGFGGSWPGGGGDVGRYTP, encoded by the exons ATGTTCAAtatcgccgcggcggccgtcttcGTTCTGGGCGTCGCTTCTGCGAGCCCAACCCCTGGCCATACCAatgtcgccgaggagcgtGTTTCGAAGCGGGCAACCGACTTCTGGTACCCCAACATGGACCACACCGGCCAGTACCGTGGCTATGCCCCGGACCTGGACGGAGACTACACCTACCAGGTGTACAAATCTGTCAACTctggtgacggcgacgccatccaggccgccatcaacgacgacaatggtGGGAAGCGCCACGGCCAGTGGCTCGCGTCTCAGCCTCGA GTCGTGTTCATCCCTGGTGGCACGTATGAGATCAAAAAGACCATCTACATGAACACTGACACCATCCTGATGGGTGACCCAACCAAC CCGCCAGTCCtcaaggctgctgctggcttcTCCGGCGACCAGACTCTCATCTCTGGCCAGGATCCTGCCACGCACGATGCGGGCGAGCTCTCGTTTGCCGTGGGTCTCAAGAACCTGGTCTTGGACACGACCAACATTCCTGGTG GAAATGCCTTCACCGCGCTCTGGTGGGGCGTCGCCCAGGCTGCGCAGCTGCAAAACATCAAGATCACCATGGCGTCCTCTCAGAATGGCCAGGGTCACAGCGGCATTCGGCTGGGCCGCGGCTCGACGCTCGGTCTTTCTGATGTGCGCGTCGAACGCGGCCAGAACGGCATCTGGCACGACGGCCACCAGCAGGCGGCGTACAAGAACATCTACTTCTACCAGAACACCATTGGCATGCTCATCAGCGGCGGAAATACAATCACCATCACCGCTTCCACCTTTGACACGTGCGGTACCGGCATTCGCAACACCGGAGGCGCCCCTTGGATTGCTCTGATCGACTCCAAGTCGGTCAACTCGGGCGTCACGTTTGTCACGACGGGCTACCCGTCCTTCTTGATCGAGAACTTGGACAAGGACACCAACTCGGACATTGCCCAGGTGCCCAACCAGACGGTGCTCGGAGCCAAGAGCCACGTCGACACGTTCACGTACGCCAACACGGTCGGCCGCAACCCCATTTATGGCgcgaccagctccagcaACCAGCGCCCGGGCGCTCTGGCTCCCGGTGGCAGGTTCCCCGCGATCCCGGCGCCCAACTACAGCGATAAGAAGGCGTCGGACTTTATCAACGTCAAGGACCCGTCTCAGAACGGTGGGCAGACGATCCTCGGCGACCACACCAAGGACGAGTCGGCCGCGCTCAACAAGGTGCTGCAGTATGCCGCGCAGCAGAACAAGATTGCCTACTTTCCCTTTGGCAAGTACCGGGTCGACTCGACCTTGTTCGTCCCTCCTGGCTCCCGCATCGTCGGTGAGGGCTGGGCCACCATTACCGGCAGCGGTGACTTCTTCGAGGATGAGTCCAGCCCCAAGCCGGTCGTGTCCAtcggccgtgacggcgacgttggcgtgGCGCAGATCCAAGACATGCGGTTCACCGTCTCCGACGTGCTgcccggcgccatcatcgtgcAATTCAACATGGCGGGCAACACTCCCGGAGACGTGGCGCTGTGGAACTCGCTCGTCACGGTGGGAGGCACGCGCGGCGCGTCTGGCCTGACGGACAACTGCGGAGACGCCAGCAACGAGTGCAAGGGCGCCTTCATCGGCATGCACTTcagcaagtcgtcgtcggcgtacGTGGAGAACGTGTGGAACTGGGTGGCGGACCACATCACCGAGgccttcggcggcggctccagcatcgcggccaagggcggcgccctcgtcgagtcGACCAAGGCGACGTGGCTGCACGCGCTGGGCAGCGAGCACTGGTGGCTGTACCAGCTCAACCTGCACAACGCCGACAACGTCTTCGTGTCGATGCTGCAGGCCGAGACCAACTACGAGCAGGGAGACAACACGCAACAGatcccgccggcgccgtggaaggccgacaaggacggctGGGGCGACCCGGACTTTtcgtggtgcggcggcggcgacaagcgGTGCCGCATGGGCCCTGCCAACTACATCAACGGCGGCTCTAATGTCTACACGTACGGGTCGGCGTCTTGGGCCTTTTTCAGCGGCCCGGGCTACCAGGGCTGCGGCCAGTTTCAGTGCCAGC AGACGATGCACTGGATCGCACAGACACCCAGCAACCTGCAGGCGTTTGGGCTGTGCTCCAAGGACGCCGAGACTGTCCTTAGGTTGGCGGACGGCACGAGGATCAAGGCTCAGCAAGGCTTCGGGGGATcgtggcccggcggcggcggtgacgtgGGCCGCTACACTCCATAG